Within the Flavobacteriales bacterium genome, the region CTGGTATTGGTCAAAGGGCTTCTCTCGAGGATATCACATTAGATTTTATGCAAGAAATATTTTCAACAAACGTTTTCGGCCTCACTATTCTAACTCAACTTGTAGTTAAAGAATTTAAGAAAATAGGAAAAGGAAATATTATTAATATCGGTTCTACGGCTTCATTAAGTGGTTACGCAAATGGTAGTGTTTATTGCGCTTCTAAATTTGCGATGAGAGGTCTTACCGAATGCTGGAGAGCTGAATTAAGGAAACATAATATTAGAGTATCACTAATCAATCCTTCAGAAGTTCCCACTGCCTTTGGGAATAAGGACAGAATAGAAAAAGAAGAGTCGAGTAATAAATTAACACCTGTAGAAATTGCCATTGCAGTTAAGAATGTCTTAGTAATGGACGACAGAGGATTTATTCCAGAACTTTCAGTATGGGCTACCAATCCGTTTTAATAAGAAATGAAACACTCGAATTTATAATTAGCTGATGAATAATATTATTGCCACAATTTTTCTCGTTTCTATTTTATCTTTTAATACATACTCACAAGGTGATGCTAAGGGAAGTTGGAAGCTTGCTAAAATAACGAGTGCACAAACAGGAAAGTCATTGAGATTAAACGCGAATTTGGCATCTCATAAAATAAAGCTATCAGGTAAAATGATGCAATTCATTTCTGATTGCGATAATTGCTCTTCTAGATATCTAATGTTATCATCGGGAAAGTTTATTGCAAATAAAGAATACTGTAAATCTCATGCATGTGGAGGAGGTCAATTGAAATATCGGGATTACATACCGTACACTGAAATGGAATGGTACAAGGTAAAGGGGACAGCTTTAATGATTAAGAATAATAAATATTCACTTTTCTACACCAAAACTGCGGGTGTTGCTACGACCGAAAAAAGTTCTTCTAAAGGAAGTCCATCTTCTGGGTTGGTCTGGGGTTTGGGTGTTGTAAGTAGTAAATCGGGTAATGTTTCTGCAAAAGTTAATTTTTCTACTGAGCCAATCAATGTATATAATAATGCTTTAGGCGCACTTGTTGGTCAGATTAGAAGAAAGAATCCAAGTAGAGAGAATTTTAAATCCGTAAATGAATATTCTTTAATAAAGGATGAAAAAAAGTATGATTTAAACTTGAACGACTTTCAAGAGGTAATCAGAAATGGATGGTATCTAAAATTTTATAAAAGCGAAGCTGGTTTTATACAAATATTAGGGAATACAGTAAATTCAGGAGTGTGGGTTAAAATTAGTGATTTAAAGAAACATGGATTAATAATAGAGCAATATGCTGATTTCTTAAAAGGTCAAAGATATCCTTGCTTTCCAATTAGTTCTTCTGGTAAAGGACTCGAATTAAAAACTGATTCTAAATATAACAGTACTGTAGTTGATTATTTAAAAGGGAAGGAGAATAAAATAATATTAACAGGTAAAAGAGTAGATAATTGGTTAGAGGTAAGCGTTAAAATTTATACTCGTGACCCTTGTGAAAATAGTGCCAGCTATGTTAAGTCTGAAAAGGGTTGGATTAGAGCTATAGGTAATGGTGGTGAACCTAACATCTGGTTTAACCCACAAGGTTGCCCACGATAAAACAAGAGTATTCTGCTAGCTTTGTTTGTAATAAGTACGTATTTCCTTGTAAAGATCCATTCCTTCGTCGAAATCTAGAATTTATTTTAACTGATTAATTTGGGTGAGCGTATTTACAACGCATTCCTAAATATTATTAGTGAAAAGAATAGATTTCGATAGTCAAGTAGAAAAAGTAAGAAAAAGCCCAAGTTTTCTAAAGTCCTTGGTGTTCGACTATTTGGAACATACAAGTGGTGGGGAATATATGGATTATGGAAAGTATCTTGGTCGAATAACTAAACTGTGTGAGCAACTTCAAGATGAAAATGATGAAGCCAAAACTCTAAAAACATTACTACTTGGGATAGATTTATATCTAACCGATAATTACAATGAAGCAAGCGCATGCTTACTATCCCTTTTGAAAAAGTGTGATGACCTTGACGATCTGAATATCCAAGGCCTTTGCCGGTTTTTTTATGGTAAGAACCTTCTTGCAATGGGAGATCAAGAATTAGCATTGGCCGAATTCATTATCGCAGAGGAATTCCTAAAATATAGTGATCCAGTTCCTACATATTATGAGCTTCTAATGTGTAATCTAGGACAAGTATCAACCGGATTTGGACAATATGACGATGCCT harbors:
- a CDS encoding SDR family oxidoreductase is translated as GIGQRASLEDITLDFMQEIFSTNVFGLTILTQLVVKEFKKIGKGNIINIGSTASLSGYANGSVYCASKFAMRGLTECWRAELRKHNIRVSLINPSEVPTAFGNKDRIEKEESSNKLTPVEIAIAVKNVLVMDDRGFIPELSVWATNPF